A segment of the Desulfitobacterium dehalogenans ATCC 51507 genome:
TGCTCAACCTGAGATGACTTCTGATGTAAACGCAGGTCAGGATACCCCGGCACTCAGCTATCCTATGACCATGCCCGGTCCTGAAAGACATCCTGGCGATACTGCAGAACCAAGCTCCAATGAGGCCAAAGCAACGGATAATGGCGAATTTGAGCCGGTGCAGACCGACATGGATATGTCCGTATATCAAAACGACGAAGAACCTGGATCTAGCTATGAACTCCCTTCCGATACAATCAGTTAACTCGCTTTAGCACTGAAGGAAAACTCGTTTTTATAATTTCATCGATGCTCTTTGATTTAAGAGGCCCTTCTGATCTGATAAAACAGATTAGAAAGGGCCTCTTAAATGCGCATTCCCAACACCTCAAAGGAATATCTAAATCCTGTAAATTGTAAATAATCCCCTGATTGATGCTTTAAGCCGCCCGTAGTATAATATTTGTAAACAGACATTATACACTTTAAAACCATACCATGAGCGACGCTTAATGCGGTTTCAGGCTTAAACTTTGGCATGTCATCATACTATTCTATTTATTTGATGGAGGAATGGCGAATGAGTATTCTGGCGAGATTTAAAGAGATTATGTCAAGCAATATCAACGCCCTGCTTGATAAAGTGGAAGATCCGGAAAAGATGATTGATCAGTGTCTACGGAACCTGAACAGCGATCTGGGCAAGGTCAAATCGGAAACCGCCACCATTATGGCGGAGGAACAGCGCGCTAAAAGAGAACTGGATGAATGCACTGAAGACATTGCAAAAATGCAGTCTTATGCTGTCAAGGCGTTGGAAGCGAACAACGAAGTGGATGCAAAAAAGTTTCTGGAGCATAAGGCCTCTTTGAATTCCAAGCTGGCCGGGCTGCAGGAAGCGTACAATCTTGCTCAGGCGAACGCTGCCCACATGCGGGAAATGCATGATAAGCTGGTTTCGGATATCGGTGAGCTTGAGTCCCGAAGAGATATGATTAAGGGCAAGCTGGCCGCCGCGAAGACCCAGGACCGCATGAACAAAATGATGTCCTCGGTCTCGGATGCCAACGCTTCAATCGCCGGCTTTGAGCGGTATGAGGCACTGGCGGACAAGGCCCTGGATAAGGCTAAAGCCATGGCTGAGCTGAACAAGTCATCGCAGTCTTCCATTAAGGATCTGGCGGCAAAATATGATGCACAGCCTGATGCCAGCATTGATGATGAGCTTGCTGCATTAAAAGCCAGCTTAAATAAGTAATTATGGGAAGAAGCTGCCTTAGAAGAAATCATCCAAGGCGGCTTCTTTTTGTTCGTGCCCAAAAGACTTGAGCTATGTTTTGTGGAAAGACAGGGAGCTGAAAGGAGCAGACGCACTTATGGTCGTACATTATAAATGCCCGAATTGCGGAGCCGATATGGCATTTGACAGTACAAGCGGTATGCTGCATTGTGACAGCTGCGGCACAAACCAGAGCATCGAAGATATACAAAAGCAGGGAGATGCTCAAAACCAAGGAGCTGCATCCTCCAGAGGACACACCCCTTGGAACGAGGACGAAGTCAATCAATACCACTGCCAGAATTGCGGCGCAGTGCTGATGACCGACAAAGATACTGTAGCAACTTCGTGCAGCTTTTGCGGTGCGGCAGTTGTTTTGAATGACCGCCTTAAAGGCAGTCTTGCCCCCGCAAAGGTCATTCCCTTTTCGATCGGCCGCCAGCAGGCCCAGGAGGCCTTTAAAAAATGGTGCCGAAAGGGTTTGCTCACGCCCAAGGAGCTGATGTCTGCCAACCGCATCAAGAGCATCACCGGCATCTATGTGCCCTTCTGGCTGTATGATCTCAATGGTTGGGGGGAAGCCACGGCGGAATGCACCAAGGTGAGGGTTTACTCGGACGCTGACTATACCTACACGGAAACCAGCTTTTTTCATGTGCACCGCGCTGTTGACCTGAATTATAGTCAAGTACCTGTGGATGCCTCGCAGAAAATGGACGATGCTCTGATGGATAAGCTGGAACCCTATGATTATGGTAACTTAAAGGATTTCAGGATGCCCTATCTAGCCGGTTTTCTCGCTGAAAAGTATGACTATGACAACCGGGATCTGTTCCCCCGGGTGCGCACCAGAGTGGAGCGCTATGTTTCCGATTATATCAGCTCCACGATTAGCGGTTATACCACCACCAACTTTATCAGCAAGAATATCAACATTATTGAAAAAAAGGCCGATTACGCCCTTTTCCCCGTGTGGATGGTTCGGTATGACTATGGACAAAAGGAATATGTCTTTGCCATGAACGGCCAGACCGGCAAAATCGTCGGTAAGCCCCCCCTCAGTCCGGGAAAAATTGCAGCATGGTTCGCCAGCATCAGCACAGCATCCTTTGTCATCATAAAAATCATTGCCATGTTGATGGAAGGAGGGGTTTTATAATGGGAAAAAGAGCGGTAAAGCTTGCTCTACTTTTGGTCATCATGCTGTATGCCGTCTGTCCGACCGGCGTGACGGCAGCCTTGCAGGAGCAAAGGGTTTTTGATAGCGCACAGCTTTTCACTGAAGATGAGCGCGCATCGCTGGAGGAAACCAGCAAGCAATACGGTTCGGAAAGCGACATCGATATTGTCATTGTGACAACGAATGATCTGGGCGAAAAAACCCCGCAGCTCTATCTGGAGGAGTTCTATGATGCCAACGGGGCCGATGAGAACGGCGTGTACCGTTCGGCGGCGCTGCTGCTGCTCAATATGACACCCGGTGCGCGCAGTGTGGAAATTCAAGGCTATGGCAGGTTGCAAACCTATCTGAACAATCAACGGATCGAATCTATCTTGGATGACATTACGCCGCTGCTTGCTGACGGAAATTACTATGACGCCATGCTCGGATATATTGAACAGGCTGCTTCTTATATGCAGCAGGAGGTCCAAGGTTCCCCCGGCGTAAACCCTGGCGGCTCTACCCACTATGACCCGCCCAGGAGCGAAGGTACCGGATATACTGAACAGGAGGACTCGATCTTCTTCAATACCCTTTTCCAGCTTAGCCTGGCGGTGGTGATCGGTGCTGCAGTGGTGAGCATAATGGCTGCCCGCTCCGGCGGCAGGGTCACGACCAACAATCGCACCTATCTTGACCCTGCACATTCCCGTCTTCTCGCGCACAGTGACCAGTATATCCGAACCTCCGTTACCAAAGTAAGACGGCCGAAAAAGGACGAGCACAATAACAACAGCGGCTTTGGTGGTGGCGGAGGCGGCTTCGGCGGCGGAGGGATCTCTCCGGGAGGTCATTCCCACAGCGGCGGCGGTCGAAGCTTCTAACATTGAATTAAAGGCACGATTTTAGAATAGAAAGGATGCAAAATAAATGGGATTTTTTTCCGGACAGTTTTCCAATGTTGTGGAGTGGGAAGAATTTCGCGAGGACATGATCTTCTGGAAATGGCACAACCGCGAAATCAAAAGAGGCAGTAAGCTGATTATTCGCCCGGGACAGGACGCTATTTTCCTTTTTAACGGCAGGATAGAAGGCATTTTTAAGGACGAAGGAGATTATGACATCGAGTCCCAGATTGTCCCGTTTTTGTCCACCCTCAAGGGATTTAAATTCGGGTTCAATTCGGGGATGCGCGCAGAGGTTCTGTTTGTCAATACCAAGGAATTCACGGTAAAATGGGGTACCAAAAGTGCCATCAACATTCCGGTGCCGCAGCTTCCCGGTGGCATGCCCATCCGCGCTAACGGAACGTTCACTTTCAAGGTCAATGATTATGTTAAATTGATTGATAAAATTGCAGGCGTAAAGGATTCGTTTCTGGTCGAGGATGTCAAGCTTCGCATCATGGCGATGCTTGACCAGCTTCTGATGAAATGGATTGTCAAGGAAGGCAAGGATATGTTCAATCTACAGTCCAACTCCTTCGCTATTGCCAACTGCCTGAAAACTGATCTGGATATGCAGATTTATGATATGGGCATCACGGTAACCGAGTTTACCATCATGAGCTTTACCTATCCGGAAGAAATTCAGCAGATGATTGCAAAAACCGCATCCCATACCATGATTGGTGATATGGGACGCTATCAGCAGGTGTCCGTGCTGGACGGAATTTCCGGCGGGAGAGGACAAGGCGGCAGCGCCGCATCCGATATGGCCGGCATGGTCATCGGGATGCAGATGGCCAATGAAATGATGCGGGATATGAGCAATCCCAAGCAGGAACAGGTACAAGAGAAGGACAGCTCCGCGCCGAAGGGTGGCAGCGAACCCGGTTTAAAAAAGCCGAACTTCTGCCCGAACTGCGGACAAAAGACCGAGGGCGCTAACTTTTGCTCCAACTGCGGTCAGAAGTTGGTCTGATACGGTTCGGTGATAAAATTAACGCAAAAAGCCTGTCACATATGACAGGCTTTTTTGGCATATCAGACTCACATACGGCTTAAGCTACGCTTACGGGTCCTTTTAGCTTAAACATCCTGGAAAGATACTGGAACAGACACTTGAAAAACCACTCAAGGATTTTCCTTTAAGGCAAAGAACGGATTCTAAGCGAGCAGGTAAGCAATCTTCGCAAAAAGACTGCAGCGGAGTCGGGTTGGAAACAGGACGTTTCCAACCGGCTATGAGAACAAGTGCGAAAGCAGTGCTTTCGAGGAGCCGATTTTAGCCACGAAACCCGGGTGAGGGTTTCGCCCAAGCCGCCACGCCACAGAGATTACTTAGCGGCGCAGGTGCACCCGACGCAGCGGAGGTCTTGAGCGATTAGATTACTCCGCGCAGCCTATGGAGTGAACGCCGAAAGCAAAATCCTGGAGAATTAGCTCACAGGTCTTTTTCAGGGTAGCCGCTCATGCCGCTGTCACTGCACCAGCAAAGATGAAAAGTGTGTCCGGGTCAGGTGATTCTGGTATGTATTATCCTTCGTATACTTCAAACTGATCTTTGCCTACGCCGCAGGTGGGGCATACCCAATCATCCGGGATATCCTCAAAAGCTGTACCAGGCGCTACTCCGGAATCCGGATCTCCTACTTCAGGATCATAGACATACTGACAGATGCTGCATACATACTTTTTCATCATAATTCCTCCCTTTCATCGTTTCGTTAGATTCAACTTTTGATTTTTATCCTCTGAGAGGATAAGTCAACTTAACTCCATCTGGAGTAAGTTTCCTTTATATTATGTCCATTACCTTTTTCACCATTCCGATAATAAGGAAGGCTAGATTGAATTTCCATAAAATGAAATCCCGTACCGGTTCCACATGTACTTGCGGAAAGTCTCGGCACATTGGCAAGGAGACTCATGCTCGCAAAAACCAACTTCCAGCTTTCCTAACAGATGATGATAGAGGATATGAACATTTATATAAACATGCTGGGATACCCTGCGCGCTTTAAGATATTGCCTGAAAGTCAGGACAAATCCCGCCAACAGCAAGCTATTGATCAAGAATGAGAGCTCCGGATATTTGGGAAACATCATACCCCAAAGACTGAGAAAACCAAACAAAATAACGGCCATCAGGGAGGCAATTTCCCGATGCCTTAACCTCTGCAATTCACTATGTCTTCTTAAAAACTCTTTAAGGACCCCTCGGATATGTATAGGCACGCTATTTGATTCTGCAGTATTTAAAACCTTTGATGGCACTTGCTGAACAAATACTCCCATTCCAGCTCCCTCTCTCTAACTAGAGACTTCCTTCCCGGATCTTTTGGGTCAAATCAGAAAGTTCCCCTTTATAGGTTGTATCAATCTCCACAGGATCGCCCACATAAAATGTCTTCATCCCAATCTCTTGAGCAACCAAATCCTCTACCGGATGATTACCAACCATGATACATTCACTTGGCTGCAAACGGAGATTCTGAGCCAATTCGGCATAGAAACCGGTGTGAGGCTTACAGTAATGAAAAGATTCCATGGATGGAATGAGGTCAAAGGTTTGAGGAGATAACTCAGCCCAACGAATCCGCTCTTCTATGGCTATGAGCGGCATAACCGGATTAGCCGCAATGGCTACCGCATACCCTTTTTCTAAAGCAGCTTCTACAGCTTCTTTGCCATAGGGATTTAACTTGACTAAACAACGCAAGGCCGGAAAGTCG
Coding sequences within it:
- a CDS encoding PspA/IM30 family protein translates to MSILARFKEIMSSNINALLDKVEDPEKMIDQCLRNLNSDLGKVKSETATIMAEEQRAKRELDECTEDIAKMQSYAVKALEANNEVDAKKFLEHKASLNSKLAGLQEAYNLAQANAAHMREMHDKLVSDIGELESRRDMIKGKLAAAKTQDRMNKMMSSVSDANASIAGFERYEALADKALDKAKAMAELNKSSQSSIKDLAAKYDAQPDASIDDELAALKASLNK
- a CDS encoding TFIIB-type zinc ribbon-containing protein translates to MVVHYKCPNCGADMAFDSTSGMLHCDSCGTNQSIEDIQKQGDAQNQGAASSRGHTPWNEDEVNQYHCQNCGAVLMTDKDTVATSCSFCGAAVVLNDRLKGSLAPAKVIPFSIGRQQAQEAFKKWCRKGLLTPKELMSANRIKSITGIYVPFWLYDLNGWGEATAECTKVRVYSDADYTYTETSFFHVHRAVDLNYSQVPVDASQKMDDALMDKLEPYDYGNLKDFRMPYLAGFLAEKYDYDNRDLFPRVRTRVERYVSDYISSTISGYTTTNFISKNINIIEKKADYALFPVWMVRYDYGQKEYVFAMNGQTGKIVGKPPLSPGKIAAWFASISTASFVIIKIIAMLMEGGVL
- a CDS encoding TPM domain-containing protein; the protein is MGKRAVKLALLLVIMLYAVCPTGVTAALQEQRVFDSAQLFTEDERASLEETSKQYGSESDIDIVIVTTNDLGEKTPQLYLEEFYDANGADENGVYRSAALLLLNMTPGARSVEIQGYGRLQTYLNNQRIESILDDITPLLADGNYYDAMLGYIEQAASYMQQEVQGSPGVNPGGSTHYDPPRSEGTGYTEQEDSIFFNTLFQLSLAVVIGAAVVSIMAARSGGRVTTNNRTYLDPAHSRLLAHSDQYIRTSVTKVRRPKKDEHNNNSGFGGGGGGFGGGGISPGGHSHSGGGRSF
- a CDS encoding SPFH domain-containing protein, with protein sequence MGFFSGQFSNVVEWEEFREDMIFWKWHNREIKRGSKLIIRPGQDAIFLFNGRIEGIFKDEGDYDIESQIVPFLSTLKGFKFGFNSGMRAEVLFVNTKEFTVKWGTKSAINIPVPQLPGGMPIRANGTFTFKVNDYVKLIDKIAGVKDSFLVEDVKLRIMAMLDQLLMKWIVKEGKDMFNLQSNSFAIANCLKTDLDMQIYDMGITVTEFTIMSFTYPEEIQQMIAKTASHTMIGDMGRYQQVSVLDGISGGRGQGGSAASDMAGMVIGMQMANEMMRDMSNPKQEQVQEKDSSAPKGGSEPGLKKPNFCPNCGQKTEGANFCSNCGQKLV
- the rd gene encoding rubredoxin, with the translated sequence MKKYVCSICQYVYDPEVGDPDSGVAPGTAFEDIPDDWVCPTCGVGKDQFEVYEG
- a CDS encoding HAD family hydrolase, whose amino-acid sequence is MIKAILFDLDGTLTLMDQEEFMKNYIGLLAPRFKQYISPDKFAKQVSKSTEVMIKQPLEGKTNLQVFFADFTKATGLTYNTLWPIFEAFYTTDFPALRCLVKLNPYGKEAVEAALEKGYAVAIAANPVMPLIAIEERIRWAELSPQTFDLIPSMESFHYCKPHTGFYAELAQNLRLQPSECIMVGNHPVEDLVAQEIGMKTFYVGDPVEIDTTYKGELSDLTQKIREGSL